From Punica granatum isolate Tunisia-2019 chromosome 1, ASM765513v2, whole genome shotgun sequence:
GCCCCGCAGAGAAATCAACGagtttatatgaaatttggaTACACTATTTAttagtttgaaattttaaCGAGAAAGGGACCTAAACTCGTATAAATCCAATAGAAATTCAACGTGTTATCATTCCTTCCGCGCGACTATATGAGCTCACACTACGCCAAATTTCTTGCCGATTTCTAGGAATCCCGAAATAATAATGAGTTAATATGCGTACGTCCTTAGATAATACATGGGTGAGTAGACTTTTTTTAGTCGTCTTGAAGAGGGTCGGAAGACTCGGAACCTTGATAAGTATATAATACTATTAGATACTGTACGCTATATAGGAATGAAAATAACGTAatctatataataatatattatagttttcttttatgaatatatgctcttttttgaaaaaaattctgaTAATAATAAAGTAAAAATGTGTTAGGAAATTAAATATCGATATAGATGTGTAGATTTTCAATATACATCAAGCAATAAATATGTCAATAAATGTAATTCATCAGCCTCTTATATGAttttgtattctgtaatttaTGTCTATGCACGTCATCAAATCAGAATTAACAATTttccaaataataataaatttatattttcaaattacattatctccccatcatcatcatcaaatcAAAATAGACTATATTATCGATAGgctttaataattaattaagtacctTAGATAATCCTCTCTTCCAATTATTTgcatttctaaaacaattattCAAGACTGAGAGTATTTCAATAATTGAAAAGGGGCAGACTGCTTTTTattggaaaattatttttcaatctcAAAGTTTCTAGTTTCTAGTTGTTTCGCTTTCCTCAAAGTATCTATTTTACGTAGTGTAATACTGTACTATCATATTAAAATACGAAAACCTCGCCTAGGATGTCAAAATCCCTCTCCTTGAAGAAAGGACAGCCAAACTCATATAATTTTCAAGCGAAACAAATTTAGTTCATAAGATATTTTCTTGTGTGATATACTTAAACATATTACTTAACtattaaaaagtttaaaattctTCTCGCGCAACGTGGGAACCCTGCCGCGATGTCTCACCCAATTATTTGttaattcatattattatcTAGATTCCAGAGATTATGATAAGTACATGCACTCAAATGGATGATTGTTGAGGAGAAAGCGAACAATCATAAACATGCCGCGGATCTATATATGATCCAACTTGTAGATGAATGTTTTGTTCAGCAACGATTCTGGGACAGGTTATGGTTTTCCGGCCTCGCGTTATATGAAGTTCCAACAGTTGGGAATCCAGGGATCGAACAGTATAGAATCTGGCGGTGTACAAAGACAAGGTAGAGTTCCGCTCCCTATAACAGCACAAATTGACCTTCCAGCCGACTGTTAGGACTTGAAAGTCATAGCACGGAGTCTTCAACTCTGCAAATTTCTCAGAAGAATCCATGTAAGGACGTCCAGATTGAGATTCTTTTGGCCGAAGGGAGTGTCGATGGATCGTGTATGTAGCTCAATAGTAGGACTACAAATTACTCTTAACACAGCCTATGGCTTCTTTAGAAGGAACTGCGTCTTCCATGGGGGATCGACTTGCCGAGCAGTTTTCATGGTCCATCCATGAGAAAAGATAGGAATGAGACAGGATGATGTTGGAAAgacaaaataaacaaaatttcGGACATTGATTAgacatttatttgtttcaGAAAACAAAAATGGATCCTGACAATTAAATCGAAATTTGCTATGTATGACATCAACCTTTGATTCGAATATTGAGCCTGCGGAGCCATATGGAATGGACTGTCATATGGAAGACATCGAACCTCTTGGTCGGACTGTTGAGCACAAAGTGCCGCTGGACCTGTCTCACCCTCCTCTGCATCCTCAAGTATTGCCCTTGCGATATTGACATTAGGATCTCCTTGATCCTCGGTATGTCCTTCACCTCCACCTGAACCGAGAATGCCTTCCAGTTCAGTACGTCACTGAATGGAGGGATGTACCCGTCCGAGATCAGGACAGGTACGCACTCTGCATATATTGCCTCAACCACCCTCGGGCTAGCCACCTCGTACCCGCTTGGGCACAGGCAGAACCTGCAATGAAGCACAGAATTGAGAACATCCGTCGGCTTAAGAAAAGGAGACACAATTCAAATGAGTATGGACATAATCTAACctgctcttcttcatcattaAGTCATAGTTCATGCCCTTGGGAACCTGCTCATAGACCTGGACATCGGAGTCGTTTCGGTCCTTCCAGTGGCTAAGGAGCAATGATCGGATGTGACCATGGAGACGCCCAGCGAAGAAGGCTAGGATGGTTCGCCGAGATGGGGATAGGCCGCCGATCAACCCTGAGAGCTTGCTAGTGCGGAGGTGGATCTCGGGGAAAGAAGCATCCTTGGAGGGATTGAATCCCTCGGAGGTGTTCGCGTTGCATAGAACTCTTATGGAGTTTTTGAATAAGTCGGGAACGTAGGAAGATGAGCGTGGCCCCTGCTTTTTAATCGCAGATAagttatttaatttgattgaaCAAAATGTTGTTAGATAATTTTGTAAATCTTGCTGGAATTGTCCAGATATCTGTTGAACCGGATGAAGTGGTTCATTCATGAATGAACGATTTCAAACCTTCGGAGTAAAAACTACGAAACTGGTGAAAATGGGAAATTTTGACTCTCAATTCCTTACCCAATCGTGGCATGAGACCATGAAATGGTCGGCCCCGAGGCTCCGGTTCCAGAACAGATGCTTAATAGAAATAATATTGATGTAGTCGACGACTGCACGTCCTATGGCGTTAATCTCATGGGACCCGTGTTTGTAGAGGTATTCAACCATCATGACGACGCTGAACGGGAGGAAGCATACGAGGGCCTCATCAGGGTCTGTGGTCCGATAAATGTTGCCCTTCTCCATCTCACTAATGAATAATCCCTCCGTGGAGTATATGCTCCTGCACGGACCATAATGGAACATCGGAGGCTCTCCTTCTCGGTACACATAAATCCTGAAGAGCTTCTCCATTTCGAGGTAACTCCTACATAAGGAGACCTCAGCAACTAAGTAATAAGATGtctaattatgaaaaattcacATGCGAAGGGAAGCTACACACGGCATTTTGGAAGAAAACGCATGGACCACTATTCTATTCAGAACTTCTCTATCCATCACATTGTGGATAATTTGAGTCTGCTGGAAATTTCTTCCACCACATGTTTTATGTTGATATGATTGGTCGGAATAATATGAATTCGGATGGGAATTTACCGGTGGAGAGCATTGGGATTCCGGTAGATGGGCCCCCTAGGAACATAGTCAGGGTCTTCATGGACTGATGTTGGGTTCCGGACGACAGCTGCTTCTCTTATGGAAGACCGAGCCCTAGACAAGCTTGCTTCGAGCCTCTCTAACCTGCTGTAGCTCTTCACTGTATGCTCAGGTTCGATCGGAGTCTCTATTGTCCTGTTCTCATTATTATTC
This genomic window contains:
- the LOC116193029 gene encoding probable glycosyltransferase At5g03795 isoform X1, with amino-acid sequence MILRRQHCCSSCKLQPSSYNSFWFSSSLLILFLVLPLLFISLLSSTLGPERYSSLVIFSTWNSRTSFPSPSSASASAPTAPGPADLPGLMEAPLNYSDAVPSVPEFSVPLSENNNENRTIETPIEPEHTVKSYSRLERLEASLSRARSSIREAAVVRNPTSVHEDPDYVPRGPIYRNPNALHRSYLEMEKLFRIYVYREGEPPMFHYGPCRSIYSTEGLFISEMEKGNIYRTTDPDEALVCFLPFSVVMMVEYLYKHGSHEINAIGRAVVDYINIISIKHLFWNRSLGADHFMVSCHDWQGPRSSSYVPDLFKNSIRVLCNANTSEGFNPSKDASFPEIHLRTSKLSGLIGGLSPSRRTILAFFAGRLHGHIRSLLLSHWKDRNDSDVQVYEQVPKGMNYDLMMKKSRFCLCPSGYEVASPRVVEAIYAECVPVLISDGYIPPFSDVLNWKAFSVQVEVKDIPRIKEILMSISQGQYLRMQRRVRQVQRHFVLNSPTKRFDVFHMTVHSIWLRRLNIRIKG
- the LOC116193029 gene encoding probable glycosyltransferase At5g03795 isoform X2 gives rise to the protein MILRRQHCCSSCKLQPSSYNSFWFSSSLLILFLVLPLLFISLLSSTLGPERYSSLVIFSTWNSRTSFPSPSSASASAPTAPGPADLPGLMEAPLNYSDAVPSVPEFSVPLSENNNENRTIETPIEPEHTVKSYSRLERLEASLSRARSSIREAAVVRNPTSVHEDPDYVPRGPIYRNPNALHRSYLEMEKLFRIYVYREGEPPMFHYGPCRSIYSTEGLFISEMEKGNIYRTTDPDEALVCFLPFSVVMMVEYLYKHGSHEINAIGRAVVDYINIISIKHLFWNRSLGADHFMVSCHDWGPRSSSYVPDLFKNSIRVLCNANTSEGFNPSKDASFPEIHLRTSKLSGLIGGLSPSRRTILAFFAGRLHGHIRSLLLSHWKDRNDSDVQVYEQVPKGMNYDLMMKKSRFCLCPSGYEVASPRVVEAIYAECVPVLISDGYIPPFSDVLNWKAFSVQVEVKDIPRIKEILMSISQGQYLRMQRRVRQVQRHFVLNSPTKRFDVFHMTVHSIWLRRLNIRIKG